A single Campylobacter hyointestinalis subsp. hyointestinalis DNA region contains:
- a CDS encoding dynamin family protein, translated as MLKEFIKEYKAKFEISFDSGFLGQWQRFRALLTEPKFHPSRQLLARLNLLNSLNHEPPLIAVVGQFSSGKSSFLNALLGREILPTGVVPVTAKPTFIKYAPNFMLKALYNDGSEEYRDIDELASFVDQRLSLKGVKSLYIYAPNELLKKASFIDTPGLNSRSDADTNETKKILKDATALIWISLIDNAARSTELEELSLVPRSLKLNSICLLNQKDKLSQTEIQNVLNHASITYKDYFSGIFAVSSKLEIKGSKDSGFENVFKFIDRLNDTKQEFIKAKCEELRDSSIAQNAKFINILSELETVFDEFCLSSNAKFEELKSAYGDKFKLMFEEVKQNSYFIANEINKSLISQKKEYFKEKTTVFGKKIYEKVEYERVILNSDEVLSKLIYNDDKMSKIFRKFKKELGEFETVIKSDLEAIFETLKDRVLGFKAKYESLRKSDEFHSDVLFADIRKFSSEVYARFLNEFEKTLFKSYAKLGLFFEKISIKIATNYENAIKLAVFFIEQKCLKASSDYESDPLAFSLYYPKLDEINERVLGSLGYYEFENEFIGNRAFIIKFIDEISSCFACIKEENLKHINDVKDIYLKNIDELKSDLIK; from the coding sequence GTGTTAAAAGAATTTATAAAAGAGTATAAAGCTAAATTTGAAATAAGTTTTGATAGTGGTTTTTTAGGGCAGTGGCAAAGATTTCGCGCACTTTTAACAGAGCCTAAGTTTCATCCTAGCAGACAGCTTTTAGCTAGATTAAATTTACTAAACTCTCTAAATCACGAACCGCCACTCATCGCCGTAGTAGGGCAGTTTAGCAGTGGAAAATCCAGCTTTTTAAATGCTCTTTTAGGACGCGAGATCTTGCCTACTGGTGTAGTTCCGGTGACTGCAAAGCCTACTTTTATAAAATACGCTCCAAATTTTATGCTCAAAGCACTTTATAATGATGGCAGCGAAGAGTACAGAGATATAGATGAACTTGCATCTTTTGTAGATCAAAGGCTATCTTTAAAAGGTGTCAAGTCTTTGTATATCTACGCACCAAACGAGCTTTTAAAAAAAGCTAGTTTTATAGATACACCAGGGCTCAACTCAAGAAGTGATGCTGATACGAACGAAACTAAAAAAATACTAAAAGACGCCACCGCGCTTATATGGATAAGCCTTATTGACAACGCCGCAAGAAGCACGGAGCTTGAAGAGCTAAGCTTAGTACCAAGATCTTTAAAGCTAAACTCCATCTGCCTTTTAAATCAAAAAGATAAACTTAGTCAAACTGAGATACAAAATGTTTTAAATCATGCTAGTATTACATACAAAGACTATTTTAGCGGTATTTTCGCAGTCTCATCTAAACTAGAGATAAAAGGGTCTAAGGATAGCGGTTTTGAAAATGTTTTTAAATTTATTGATAGATTAAACGATACAAAGCAGGAATTTATAAAGGCAAAATGCGAAGAATTAAGAGATTCTAGCATCGCACAAAATGCGAAATTTATAAATATATTAAGCGAGTTAGAGACCGTTTTTGATGAGTTTTGCTTGTCGTCAAATGCTAAGTTTGAAGAGCTAAAAAGTGCGTACGGGGATAAATTTAAACTTATGTTTGAAGAGGTAAAGCAAAACTCTTATTTTATTGCAAATGAGATAAATAAATCTTTGATAAGTCAGAAAAAAGAGTATTTCAAAGAAAAAACTACCGTTTTTGGTAAAAAGATCTATGAAAAAGTAGAGTATGAAAGAGTGATCTTAAACTCAGACGAAGTGCTTTCAAAACTCATCTATAATGATGATAAAATGAGCAAAATATTTAGAAAATTCAAAAAAGAGTTAGGAGAGTTTGAGACTGTCATAAAAAGTGACTTAGAAGCTATTTTCGAGACTCTTAAAGATAGGGTTTTGGGTTTTAAAGCCAAATATGAAAGCCTTAGAAAGAGTGATGAGTTTCATTCTGACGTACTTTTTGCCGATATTCGCAAGTTTAGTAGTGAAGTTTATGCACGGTTTTTGAATGAATTTGAAAAAACGCTTTTTAAAAGCTATGCTAAACTCGGACTATTTTTTGAAAAAATCAGTATAAAAATAGCTACAAACTATGAAAACGCTATAAAACTTGCTGTATTTTTCATAGAGCAAAAATGCCTTAAAGCAAGTAGCGATTACGAGAGCGATCCTTTGGCTTTTTCTTTGTACTATCCTAAGCTTGATGAGATAAATGAAAGAGTGCTTGGCTCACTTGGTTACTATGAGTTTGAAAATGAATTTATAGGAAATAGGGCGTTTATCATTAAATTTATAGATGAAATTTCATCTTGCTTTGCGTGTATCAAAGAAGAAAATCTAAAGCATATCAACGACGTAAAAGATATTTATCTTAAAAATATAGATGAGCTAAAAAGTGATTTAATAAAGTAA
- the nosZ gene encoding Sec-dependent nitrous-oxide reductase, whose amino-acid sequence MSSFLKTPLALSAGLCLSLTSMFGANELETIMKERNLSEKDVLAAAKTYQPSGRKDEYIVFSSGGQSGQVIVYGVPSMRIYKYIGVFTPEPWQGYGYDNESKAILKSGAIRGKEISWGDTHHPNFTEKNGEYVGDYLFINDKANPRMAVISLHDFETTQIVVNPIMKSEHGGSFVTPNTEYVIEASQYAAPLDNNYHPIEEYEAVYRGAITFWKFDYPKGKIDEKKSFSLELPPYMQDLSDAGKGESMGWGFTNSFNSEMYTGGIEKGLPPFEAGMSRNDTDYMHVYNWQILEKLVKDPKNYKIINDHKVIPISVAVANNALFLIPEPKSPHGVDVSPDGRYIIVGGKLDTHASVYDFRKIKQLIDNKEFVGKDPFGIPILDMKKTLHGQVELGLGPLHNAFEEKDGIIYTSLYVDSQIVKWDYKNLKTLDRVNVHYNIGHLDTMEGKSAKPVGKYALALDKLSIDRFNPVGPLHPQNHQLIDITGPKMELIYDMPIPLGEPHDVISIAASKLKPAMTYKMGTNSRTGEQSVGMTLAGQERVERNGKNVTVYATLVRSHINPEHIEVNKGDNVTIYLTNLERAQDETHGFAVDLYNVHASIEPGKTASVSFVADMEGVFPYYCTEFCSALHLEMMGYLYVKDPNKKYESVKKAKLKELSPAELQAEYKKVIETNKATDDVIQSVVAFLKEKHFEKYPKVKQLVEDALDQYGKIAEVKAKADEAYKKGDVNGAILWEYQVWQYMVKTADVGLRAKNNLTKALATPMSKVQARGEEAYLKGGCNGCHVIGQVSSGPDLTGVLLRHENAEQWVFDFIKNPASKYEEDYVKAMINYFNLRMPNQHMTDQEIKDIIEYLKWIDENAGLN is encoded by the coding sequence ATGAGTAGTTTTTTAAAAACGCCTCTAGCACTGAGTGCTGGCTTATGTTTGAGCTTAACTTCAATGTTTGGCGCAAACGAACTTGAAACTATCATGAAAGAGCGTAACTTGAGCGAAAAAGATGTTCTAGCAGCTGCTAAAACATATCAGCCAAGCGGTCGTAAGGATGAATATATCGTCTTTAGTTCCGGCGGACAAAGTGGACAAGTTATAGTATATGGTGTCCCATCTATGAGGATTTATAAATACATAGGCGTATTTACTCCAGAGCCATGGCAAGGTTATGGTTATGACAACGAGAGCAAAGCTATATTAAAAAGCGGAGCTATCAGAGGTAAAGAGATAAGCTGGGGAGATACTCACCACCCGAATTTCACTGAGAAAAACGGCGAATACGTTGGAGATTATCTATTTATAAACGATAAAGCCAACCCTAGAATGGCTGTTATTAGTTTGCACGACTTTGAGACAACTCAGATCGTAGTAAACCCTATTATGAAAAGTGAGCACGGCGGTAGCTTCGTTACTCCAAATACCGAGTATGTTATCGAAGCTAGTCAGTATGCAGCTCCTCTTGATAACAACTATCACCCGATAGAAGAGTATGAGGCTGTTTATAGAGGCGCTATAACATTTTGGAAATTTGATTATCCAAAAGGCAAGATAGACGAGAAAAAATCATTCTCACTTGAACTTCCTCCATATATGCAAGATCTAAGTGATGCAGGTAAGGGCGAGTCTATGGGTTGGGGCTTTACAAACAGCTTTAACTCAGAGATGTATACAGGCGGTATCGAAAAAGGACTTCCTCCGTTTGAAGCAGGTATGAGTAGAAATGATACTGACTATATGCACGTTTATAACTGGCAAATTTTAGAAAAACTTGTAAAAGATCCTAAAAATTACAAAATCATAAATGATCATAAAGTTATTCCTATAAGTGTTGCGGTTGCGAATAATGCTTTGTTCTTGATCCCTGAGCCAAAATCTCCACACGGTGTAGATGTAAGCCCAGATGGTAGATACATCATAGTCGGCGGTAAGCTAGATACTCACGCTAGTGTTTATGACTTTAGAAAGATCAAACAACTTATCGACAATAAAGAGTTTGTGGGTAAAGATCCATTTGGTATTCCTATCTTAGATATGAAAAAAACTCTTCATGGACAAGTTGAACTAGGTCTTGGACCACTTCACAACGCTTTTGAAGAAAAAGACGGCATCATTTATACATCTTTGTATGTTGATAGCCAAATCGTGAAATGGGATTACAAAAATCTAAAAACATTAGATAGGGTAAATGTTCATTACAACATAGGTCACCTTGATACCATGGAAGGTAAATCAGCAAAACCTGTTGGTAAGTACGCTTTAGCGCTTGATAAGCTTTCAATCGATAGATTCAATCCAGTCGGTCCGCTTCATCCGCAAAATCACCAACTTATCGATATAACAGGTCCTAAAATGGAGCTTATCTATGATATGCCTATCCCATTAGGTGAGCCTCACGACGTAATTTCTATAGCAGCTAGCAAATTAAAACCTGCTATGACATACAAAATGGGTACAAACTCAAGAACAGGCGAGCAATCAGTCGGTATGACTCTAGCTGGTCAAGAAAGAGTAGAAAGAAACGGTAAAAACGTAACTGTATATGCGACTTTGGTAAGAAGCCACATAAACCCAGAGCATATCGAGGTAAATAAAGGCGATAACGTTACTATCTACTTAACAAACCTAGAGCGTGCTCAAGATGAGACTCACGGTTTTGCAGTTGATCTATATAACGTTCATGCTTCTATCGAGCCAGGTAAAACAGCTAGTGTTAGCTTTGTAGCTGATATGGAAGGTGTTTTCCCTTATTATTGTACTGAGTTTTGTTCAGCTCTTCACCTTGAGATGATGGGTTATTTATATGTAAAAGATCCAAACAAAAAGTACGAGTCTGTTAAAAAAGCTAAACTAAAAGAGCTTAGCCCAGCAGAGCTTCAAGCAGAGTATAAAAAAGTCATCGAAACAAATAAAGCGACTGATGATGTTATCCAAAGTGTTGTTGCATTCTTAAAAGAAAAACACTTCGAGAAATATCCAAAAGTTAAACAACTTGTTGAAGATGCGCTTGATCAATACGGTAAAATAGCCGAAGTTAAAGCAAAAGCCGATGAGGCTTATAAAAAAGGCGATGTAAATGGCGCGATACTTTGGGAATACCAAGTATGGCAATATATGGTAAAAACAGCTGACGTTGGTTTAAGAGCTAAAAATAACCTTACAAAAGCACTTGCAACACCTATGAGCAAAGTTCAAGCTCGTGGCGAAGAAGCGTACCTAAAAGGCGGATGTAATGGTTGTCACGTCATCGGTCAAGTAAGTTCTGGTCCGGATCTAACAGGCGTTTTACTAAGACACGAAAATGCTGAACAATGGGTATTTGATTTCATCAAAAATCCAGCTTCTAAGTATGAAGAAGATTACGTAAAAGCTATGATAAACTACTTTAATCTTAGAATGCCAAATCAACATATGACAGATCAAGAGATCAAAGACATCATCGAATATCTAAAATGGATCGATGAGAATGCTGGTTTAAATTAA
- a CDS encoding nitrous oxide reductase family maturation protein NosD, translated as MRKICFLVFAFSICLANPLQDAINSANDGDVIELGSGVYQGNIVITKPITIDGKDRKAIIRGDGDSDVIKIKSSNVKLLNLTIENSGWSHTTIDSGISCDSANGVEISNNSLKDTLFGINFKQCNASKITNNLVTSKPVDLGLRGDAIRLWYSHDNLVENNHIYKSRDMVVWYSSNNIIRKNYGEYGRYSLHFMYAGKNLVEENIFKYNSVGIFFMFSSGSLVRNNQVLSSTGAFGVGIGMKDTSDFVIENNILSYNARGLYLDQSPFQPETINKFTNNQILYNTVGIQFHATQHKSIFLENDFIGNMEVAINDTPGSKIAKNEWNKNYFDDYEGFDRNKDGIGDIEYKSFAYLDSLWQYYPNLRFFYGSPSMSILNFIARLAPFSEPELLITDPNPKMEPHYE; from the coding sequence GTGAGAAAAATTTGCTTTTTAGTCTTTGCTTTTAGCATTTGCTTGGCAAATCCTTTACAAGATGCTATAAATAGCGCTAATGACGGAGACGTTATAGAGCTAGGAAGCGGGGTTTATCAAGGAAATATCGTTATCACAAAACCCATAACTATAGATGGCAAAGATAGAAAAGCGATCATAAGAGGAGATGGCGACTCAGATGTTATAAAGATAAAAAGCTCTAACGTCAAGCTTCTAAATTTAACAATTGAAAATAGCGGCTGGTCTCATACTACTATAGATTCTGGTATAAGCTGCGACTCTGCTAATGGCGTAGAGATATCAAACAACTCTTTAAAAGATACTCTTTTTGGTATAAATTTCAAACAATGTAACGCCTCAAAGATAACAAACAATCTAGTTACTTCAAAGCCTGTTGATCTAGGACTTAGAGGAGACGCCATAAGGCTTTGGTATAGCCATGATAATCTAGTAGAAAATAACCATATCTATAAAAGTAGAGATATGGTTGTATGGTATTCGAGCAATAATATCATAAGAAAAAATTACGGCGAATATGGTAGATACTCTTTGCATTTTATGTATGCGGGTAAAAATTTAGTGGAAGAAAATATATTTAAATATAACTCCGTTGGGATATTTTTTATGTTTTCTTCTGGATCTTTAGTCAGAAATAACCAAGTCTTAAGCTCTACTGGAGCATTTGGCGTAGGTATAGGTATGAAAGATACTAGTGATTTTGTGATTGAAAACAACATACTTTCATACAATGCAAGAGGTCTTTATCTAGATCAGTCGCCATTTCAGCCAGAAACTATAAATAAATTTACAAATAATCAAATTTTATACAATACCGTAGGAATTCAGTTTCATGCTACTCAACATAAAAGTATATTTTTAGAAAATGACTTTATAGGTAATATGGAAGTCGCTATAAATGATACTCCGGGATCTAAAATAGCCAAAAACGAGTGGAATAAAAACTATTTTGACGATTATGAAGGATTTGATAGAAATAAAGACGGCATCGGAGATATAGAGTATAAAAGCTTTGCGTATTTGGATTCGCTTTGGCAGTATTATCCAAATTTAAGATTTTTTTATGGAAGTCCCTCAATGAGTATTTTAAATTTTATAGCAAGACTTGCTCCGTTTTCCGAGCCGGAGCTCTTGATCACGGATCCAAATCCAAAAATGGAGCCTCATTATGAATAG
- a CDS encoding 4Fe-4S dicluster domain-containing protein, with amino-acid sequence MNRREFAAFSIVALSGTAITGVLVNKFHKPRLHLRPPGSAKHFESLCIKCGQCVQVCPYHSIDLLGVDDGINLATAYIDPSKRGCYLCDLFPCVLACPSGALDHNTTTIADVSMGVAVVKDFSKCYANLNKQVSSKDVEHLLARETFNEREEKAKQIISDNVGKACSLCIDECPVKGAIKFIEIDAKLVPKIEPSCVGCGVCEEVCFANVIEILPDKTYNEIYKENS; translated from the coding sequence ATGAATAGAAGGGAATTTGCCGCTTTTAGTATAGTAGCTCTTAGCGGTACAGCCATAACAGGAGTTTTGGTAAATAAATTTCATAAACCAAGACTTCATTTAAGACCGCCAGGTAGTGCAAAACACTTTGAGTCATTGTGTATAAAATGCGGGCAATGTGTCCAAGTATGTCCGTATCATAGTATAGATTTATTAGGCGTTGATGATGGTATAAACTTAGCTACTGCTTATATAGATCCTAGTAAAAGAGGTTGCTATCTTTGCGATCTTTTCCCTTGTGTTCTAGCCTGTCCTAGTGGTGCTTTAGATCACAATACCACGACTATCGCAGACGTAAGTATGGGCGTTGCAGTCGTAAAAGACTTTAGTAAATGTTACGCAAATTTAAACAAGCAAGTTTCATCTAAAGATGTAGAGCATCTGCTTGCTAGAGAAACTTTCAATGAAAGAGAAGAAAAAGCAAAACAGATCATAAGTGATAATGTAGGCAAGGCTTGTTCTTTGTGTATCGATGAATGTCCGGTAAAAGGTGCTATAAAATTTATAGAAATAGACGCAAAACTAGTTCCAAAGATAGAACCGAGTTGTGTTGGCTGCGGAGTTTGCGAGGAAGTCTGCTTTGCTAATGTTATAGAAATACTTCCAGATAAAACTTATAACGAAATTTACAAGGAAAACTCATGA
- a CDS encoding c-type cytochrome produces MKKLAIFTVCVLFFIGCSDEKNRPETKSVDQNQTSITIKKGDENASGTNKWISYDMDGAKNIKFGIGDDSNETTKSIGALAMRRSPLQSINKALIRGQLSKNFITKCSACHDDYANGIIGPSLLTKSSEEIFDMIKAYKTKTKVNVLMADLVKPMSDKEINGLANEISEFNAQFRSKK; encoded by the coding sequence ATGAAAAAATTAGCTATATTTACGGTCTGCGTACTGTTTTTTATAGGTTGTTCTGATGAAAAAAATAGACCAGAAACAAAATCCGTAGATCAAAATCAGACTTCTATTACTATCAAAAAAGGCGATGAAAACGCTAGTGGTACAAACAAATGGATCAGTTATGATATGGACGGAGCTAAAAATATCAAATTTGGCATAGGCGATGATAGCAATGAGACTACGAAATCCATCGGAGCTTTAGCTATGAGGCGTTCGCCTCTGCAAAGTATAAATAAAGCTCTCATTCGCGGTCAGCTTAGCAAAAACTTTATCACGAAATGCTCGGCTTGCCATGATGATTATGCAAATGGTATCATAGGACCATCTTTGCTTACAAAAAGTAGTGAAGAGATCTTTGATATGATAAAAGCTTATAAAACAAAGACAAAAGTAAATGTTTTGATGGCTGATCTAGTAAAGCCTATGAGTGATAAAGAGATAAATGGTCTTGCTAATGAGATAAGTGAATTTAATGCACAATTTAGGAGTAAAAAATGA
- a CDS encoding c-type cytochrome, with amino-acid sequence MSIGKIIASILGVLVVALMCYMLLSGDGSSVAKDSTPKVEKQEVKVVQKEENSFQTSDELNKIKELKQSVAPTNDGVSKLYLKSCAPCHAKDGKGVIAPSIVGKTKDELLVSLHDYKAGKMPNSLMKGLLDNISDENLTILADEISKFK; translated from the coding sequence ATGAGTATAGGAAAAATAATAGCGTCTATTTTGGGCGTTTTGGTTGTTGCTTTGATGTGCTATATGTTGCTTAGCGGTGATGGTTCATCTGTGGCAAAAGATAGCACACCTAAGGTAGAAAAACAAGAGGTTAAAGTCGTACAAAAAGAGGAAAATAGCTTCCAAACAAGTGATGAGTTAAATAAGATAAAAGAGCTAAAGCAAAGTGTTGCTCCTACAAATGACGGCGTTAGTAAGCTTTATTTAAAAAGCTGCGCTCCATGCCACGCAAAAGACGGTAAAGGCGTGATCGCACCAAGTATAGTCGGTAAAACAAAAGATGAATTACTAGTGTCGCTTCATGATTATAAAGCAGGTAAAATGCCAAATAGTTTGATGAAAGGACTTTTAGACAACATCAGCGATGAAAATTTGACTATTTTGGCTGATGAGATATCTAAATTTAAATAA
- a CDS encoding NapH/MauN family ferredoxin-type protein, with amino-acid sequence MNKYNERQTVANAGFFSTFISTTKDGKKRPSIRFYRYLSMFLVHLFFVLSFVADVQVLEGDITGSRMIGFHLADPFITTEVILSRNEFPINLLIGAITILSFYVIFAGRAFCSWICPYNFFAEIAERLNAKLVKSKVIKQREFDPKIRYVFLLAFWVLSFVSGYLIFEIFNVVGIVSRFIIYGYSAAIWWVILIFLGEVFFSRRFWCRYVCPVGTFYSILSKFRAIKISWNKEKCDHCAVCMDVCIVPKVLEMTKAKNKDANGTTFSVVSGDCTLCGRCIDVCHQDALSYENRLKKLL; translated from the coding sequence ATGAACAAATATAACGAGCGTCAAACAGTAGCAAACGCCGGTTTTTTCAGTACGTTTATAAGCACGACAAAAGATGGAAAAAAACGCCCGAGTATAAGATTTTACCGTTATTTGAGTATGTTTTTAGTCCATCTCTTTTTTGTTTTGTCTTTCGTAGCCGACGTACAAGTCTTAGAAGGCGATATAACCGGATCTAGAATGATAGGATTTCACTTAGCAGATCCGTTTATCACTACAGAAGTTATACTCTCGCGCAATGAATTTCCTATAAATTTGCTCATAGGCGCGATCACGATTTTATCATTTTACGTGATTTTTGCTGGACGTGCATTTTGTAGTTGGATCTGTCCATATAATTTTTTTGCTGAGATAGCAGAAAGACTCAACGCAAAGTTAGTAAAAAGTAAAGTCATCAAACAAAGAGAATTTGATCCAAAAATCAGATATGTTTTTCTTTTGGCTTTTTGGGTTTTGAGTTTTGTCAGTGGATATTTGATATTTGAGATTTTCAACGTTGTTGGCATAGTTTCTAGATTTATCATATATGGCTATAGCGCGGCTATTTGGTGGGTTATTTTGATATTTTTAGGTGAAGTTTTCTTTAGTAGAAGGTTTTGGTGTAGATATGTCTGCCCAGTAGGAACGTTTTATTCTATCTTATCTAAATTTAGAGCTATAAAGATTAGTTGGAATAAAGAAAAATGCGATCACTGTGCTGTTTGTATGGACGTCTGCATAGTGCCTAAAGTTCTTGAGATGACTAAAGCAAAAAATAAAGATGCAAACGGTACTACATTTAGCGTCGTAAGCGGGGATTGTACGCTTTGTGGAAGATGTATAGATGTATGTCACCAAGATGCGCTTAGCTATGAAAATAGACTAAAAAAATTATTATAA